One region of Pseudomonas alvandae genomic DNA includes:
- a CDS encoding lysine methyltransferase: MTQFKADRTGPGNRDCVYLETQLSSHQGYPSMHDFEVHQTNDGRGNGIVARKQFASMTRMCRVSGLLVSRRRLHTLQILPNVHMYDPHFAGLLLHSCNPNVFLDMSELWLWSLTDIREGDCLTMDYASTEQKLYRQFACRCGSSNCHGWITGYDESPNEQGMEFLRHWRRRCHRN, from the coding sequence ATGACCCAGTTCAAAGCTGATCGCACTGGCCCAGGGAATCGGGACTGCGTTTACCTGGAAACCCAGCTCAGCAGCCACCAGGGCTACCCCTCAATGCACGATTTTGAGGTGCACCAGACGAACGATGGGCGCGGCAACGGAATTGTCGCACGCAAGCAGTTCGCCTCCATGACGCGGATGTGCAGGGTGTCGGGACTGCTGGTCAGTCGCCGACGCCTGCACACCTTGCAGATTCTGCCGAACGTCCACATGTATGACCCACACTTCGCCGGGCTGCTGCTGCATTCATGCAACCCGAATGTCTTCCTGGACATGAGCGAACTGTGGTTATGGTCACTGACCGACATCCGCGAAGGCGATTGCCTGACGATGGACTACGCCAGCACCGAACAGAAGCTGTATCGGCAATTCGCCTGCCGGTGTGGTTCGTCCAACTGTCACGGCTGGATCACCGGATATGACGAATCGCCCAACGAGCAAGGAATGGAGTTCCTTCGGCACTGGCGGCGTCGCTGTCATCGCAACTGA
- the can gene encoding carbonate dehydratase: MNELQDLIDNNARWADAIKQEDPDFFAKLARQQTPEYLWIGCSDARVPANEIVGMLPGDLFVHRNVANVVLHTDLNCLSVIQYAVDVLKVKHILVTGHYGCGGVRASMQDRQLGLIDGWLRSIRDLYYEHRDALAKLPTEEERVDRLCELNVIQQVANVGHTSIVQNAWHRGQSLSIHGCIYGIKDGRWKSLDTTISGFEQLPPQYRLRPVDAP, translated from the coding sequence ATGAATGAATTACAAGATCTGATTGATAACAACGCACGCTGGGCCGATGCGATCAAGCAGGAGGATCCTGACTTCTTCGCCAAGCTGGCTCGTCAGCAAACCCCCGAATACCTGTGGATCGGCTGTTCCGATGCACGGGTGCCGGCCAATGAAATCGTCGGTATGTTGCCGGGTGATCTGTTCGTGCACCGTAACGTCGCCAACGTGGTGTTGCACACGGACCTGAACTGCCTGTCGGTGATCCAGTACGCGGTGGATGTGCTCAAGGTCAAGCACATCCTGGTGACGGGCCACTACGGCTGCGGCGGCGTACGTGCCTCGATGCAGGATCGCCAGTTGGGCCTGATCGACGGTTGGCTGCGTTCGATTCGCGACCTGTACTACGAACATCGCGATGCGTTGGCCAAGCTGCCCACCGAAGAAGAGCGCGTGGACCGCTTGTGCGAACTCAACGTCATCCAGCAGGTGGCGAACGTCGGCCATACCAGCATCGTGCAGAATGCCTGGCATAGGGGACAAAGCCTGTCGATCCACGGCTGCATCTACGGCATCAAGGATGGACGCTGGAAAAGCCTGGACACGACGATCAGCGGTTTCGAACAACTGCCGCCGCAGTATCGCTTGCGCCCGGTAGACGCACCCTGA